attaaatttctttaattatttatcaagagtaatcgcatttcgatttatgaaatcccctagttttcgaccctaaggactatgactatcggcgcgtatccaatttcatacgtctatgtaaattgtagatccacggattatactactcgttcctatcacaagttattctatcgaactcactcgcaatataaaaacgttgttaaagttagctacgctctaacaaaaCAAGcaaacaatagtataatcaagaataacacaacaatagaatataaattaaatcaacttAAAATTTGGGGTAGGCTCCctttaaatcccaacaaatattaaaggttagctactagaattcatgatTGAAATCAACAAAATTAAGTTCAAGTGACAAAAACTAAATACGAAATACTAGAAGTGACAAAAAACGCGatgaacgatgcccggaaatcttcaaatcttcaatccaagcgccaGCGGCTCTCCAAGGCTTGTGGTGGCTGAATAATGGAGTCTGAATGATCCTCCATTCGTGCCTCTCCCCTTTCCATATCTTCCCTtctccaaaataaggtaaaaGATCGGACAAAAAATCTTGCCAAAATTAGGTGGCGCttgggcggtagaaaagtaccgctcgagcgccacactctctgtaatTTATTCCTTGTCGATCatttctcgcgctcgggcggtagaatttcaccgcccgagcgccacatcttctgtccgTCTCTTCAGCAACTCacctctcgcgcccgagcggtagaaaactaccgctcggtcGCCAACCTTTCTGTACTCAATCTTGTTGGCTTAGCACTTGGCCCCGAGTTCCGTTTTTCCGGCCATTTTTCCTACAAATTTGTCACATCCAAGTGAGACACGATCACATGCCAATGTTTGCTCTAAAATGAAACAAATGTGACCGAAATAGAcgtatgcacaatgcaaacacatgccaactaatgcaataaaacacgtaaaaacgacaccTATCAGACAACACATCTCTAAATTCCACATCTCAGAAGTGTTGAACTTTGAATTTAAGTTATTGGAATTATAGTACTGAACGAGGATGTCTTCGTACGATAATGAATTGTATGTTATAATATTTTGCACAAGAAAATAAAAGATTACGAATTGGTTGTTAGCTATTAATCAATGTGGGAATGTCAAatggaaaatttatatttggAGCATGACAAACGTAGTAGGAATATCATAAAACTATATGGAATTGCACAAGGGTATACAATACAATTCATTACAAATTACAGTGTTGTACTTGACAAAATAGAGCACACAGGAAGCAATTCACAAAAAAAGATCTAACAACATCTCCATCTTCGACAATGAGGAACAAAATATGAGATTACAACATCTCCATCACCGACAATTACGAAAACTAAGTTCATCTTCATCACAAAATCAAAACCCATTGTTCCAACACAAACATAAATCTTTGACCCCTACTCACCACGCAATAACCTCTTAACCAAGCAAATTCTTCCACGCTCGCCAAGTCTTTTGAACAATGCCAAGTCGTTATGGTTGTTGAACAACAACTTCGCTGCAGCAACTTGTTCGTCTTCTGAAAGATCTGTAAGACCCTGCAATGCATCCAAAACTGTATCTTGAACATCAGAAATTTTTTCCTCCGCGGAAATTTCCTTGATCAATTGTGACATCGTGTCTTTTGTTATGCGCGCGAGGTTGTTGATTGCTTCGACTATTGATGCATCATGTTCGCTCGTGTGCTTCCTTTTCTTACTTTTCGAAGATGTACCTGCATTTGTTTTAGACGTTGGCGTATGCGTCTCAGATATGGAATCGTCAGCACCATCGAAAGGGATAAATGTACGAGTCTCGCCAATGAACTCTTCGTTTGGATTGTCTTCGCCAAGTTTAAGAACTTGTTGTAACGCATTCTCAAAATTCTTTGAGTGCTCCCCAGTAGCTCGATCGTTTCCAAAAATTTCACCCCAATCATTGAAATGCATCCATTGCTTATGCCGCATGGCTCTAAAACTTGGGTCATGCTGCATCAAACATGAAGCGAACGAGTATTGTGTACACATTTTTAACTTAAGTTCAAAGTATGTTAGAGTACATACCTTCAGAATTGATTCCCAAGTCTCGTCTGTAGCATCGATCGTGTTATCAGTATCATTCCAACCGACACCACTCTTGGATAACAACGTCACCAAAGTACTATATGTTTTCTTCCATAAGTgtatttttgaatttatgtgAGGATTCCCACGTATATTTGTTCCTGGTATTGCTTTCTGCATTGCATTCTCCAACAAAGTCAAGTAACCAGCTTTGATACCATTCTCGCTTTTCCAACCCTTTGTCATTACATCTTTCAGCGACTGTATTAAGACATCTTCTTCACGGCCACTCCAACTTCGCCGTGTCTTCTCCGGTTGCTTGCACCTTGCAATGCGGCTACCAGAAGTAGCTACACTGTCCATGAGTACGCGAAATCTGAGTGGAGAATTCTGTCATTAAATCAACATCATAAGTACATGTAGTAGTATTCACTGACAATCTTAAAATGTAACATCAAAGGATAAAATGgtacattaaaatattttagtgacATATACAACGTGCTTCACAGAAAGTTCCGTCAATTACACTTGTTGCTCTCAAAACAACTACAACATCAGATTTAGATAAACAATGTAAAGATGTGCAGCCCCAGACAATCACATATTACAAGAAGGAATAGTTAAATGTAGGTGTTCCACATGGACATTGCGCACTGATCTCGCCAATTAACCCACTCGTTCGACGCCTCAAAACTGCTTATGTACTCATTTTGTGTCTCGTGAATGGGACTACCAACTTCATCCTCGTATTCCTCTAAAGGATCATCGGGCATTTGATTACGAATGAAATTATGTAATAGAATGCAAGCAAGAATTATTTGACTTTGAACATGCAAGGGGTAGAACGAAGGACTTCGAAGGATAGCCCATCTCTTTTACAACAAACCGAATGCTCTTTCAATAATATTTCTTGCTTGTGAATGCCTCCAATTGAATAACTCCTTGTGATCTTGTGGTGCGGACGCACGATTGCCCCAAGCATCCCTATGATATCTTACTCGTCTGTACAGAGTCAAAAAACTCTCGGCATTAGCGTATCCATTGTCACAAAGATAATAACACCCTGCACAACGGTTACGTACGACATAATTATTCTTAAAGGGCCAAGCTTTAATGgtaaatgttggcagaaattaaaAAGTAGACAGAAGTAGACAACAAACTCATTCACATATAACCTCTTGGAATCTTGAATGCATCATCCCGAGTTAATGCATCTCTTAAAACCCTGGCGTCTGCGGCAGACCCCTCCCATCCAGTAAGAGCGTAAATGAAATTCATATTTCTATCACAAACCCCCAACACATTAACCGCAATATTTTCTTTTCTGGTTCTGTATTTGGCTCTGTCTCTGGCAGAACGTGTACTCCGATATGAGTTTCATCCAACGCACCTAGACAACCCTTTCAAAACAATGAAACGACGTAAATAATGGTCAAACAATACTAAGTTTCACTAAaaatgtagtgcccaaattcagtacacgtataacccatgaattcatttaattattaaatcatttaattagtttaaatgagttttatccatgcataatttatgaaagctcattattttaaattattcatgtctatgttgatgcacgttaaaacgtttgtcgagtttcatgtttcaggcgattattcgaag
The Primulina eburnea isolate SZY01 chromosome 5, ASM2296580v1, whole genome shotgun sequence genome window above contains:
- the LOC140831833 gene encoding uncharacterized protein, whose product is MDSVATSGSRIARCKQPEKTRRSWSGREEDVLIQSLKDVMTKGWKSENGIKAGYLTLLENAMQKAIPGTNIRGNPHINSKIHLWKKTYSTLVTLLSKSGVGWNDTDNTIDATDETWESILKHDPSFRAMRHKQWMHFNDWGEIFGNDRATGEHSKNFENALQQVLKLGEDNPNEEFIGETRTFIPFDGADDSISETHTPTSKTNAGTSSKSKKRKHTSEHDASIVEAINNLARITKDTMSQLIKEISAEEKISDVQDTVLDALQGLTDLSEDEQVAAAKLLFNNHNDLALFKRLGERGRICLVKRLLRGE